In a single window of the Drosophila albomicans strain 15112-1751.03 chromosome 3, ASM965048v2, whole genome shotgun sequence genome:
- the LOC117571036 gene encoding protein windbeutel, translating into MMKLLLTMLLAAFQARLGWAISCGGCVDLDEINFDKTIVRFPYALVKFDIAFPYGDKHEAFGELSKAAHKVTDELLVATVGIKDYGELENKGLGERFKVDEKQFPGIFLFKGNLKDYLQFPAHLDVTLDNLKSFVSSNTPLYIGRDGCLKQFNDALKNYANKDSKEQLELIEKMLAEQQNLKKPQEQTNAKVYIVYMRKINEHGYVFVEEETKRLLRLKAGKVTTQKKEELQLKLNILEAFRVSKLTKGDAEKKEKAEL; encoded by the coding sequence atGATGAAGCTGTTGTTGACAATGCTGTTGGCAGCATTCCAGGCCAGGCTTGGTTGGGCCATCTCCTGCGGCGGCTGCGTCGACTTGGATGAAATCAACTTTGACAAGACAATTGTACGCTTTCCCTACGCGTTGGTCAAGTTCGACATTGCATTTCCCTATGGCGATAAGCATGAGGCATTCGGTGAGCTCTCCAAGGCAGCTCACAAGGTAACCGATGAACTCCTAGTGGCCACCGTTGGCATCAAAGACTACGGCGAGCTGGAGAACAAGGGATTGGGCGAACGCTTCAAGGTGGACGAGAAACAATTCCCGGGCATATTTCTGTTCAAGGGCAACCTAAAGGACTATCTGCAATTCCCAGCCCATCTGGATGTTACTCTCGACAATCTGAAGAGTTTTGTGAGCAGCAATACGCCTCTCTACATTGGACGCGATGGTTGCCTAAAGCAGTTTAACGATGCCCTCAAAAACTATGCAAACAAGGATAGCAAAGAACAGTTGGAGCTGATTGAGAAGATGCTTGCAGAGCAGCAGAACCTGAAAAAACCGCAGGAGCAGACGAATGCCAAGGTGTATATCGTTTACATGAGGAAAATCAATGAACATGGCTATGTCTTTGTCGAGGAGGAGACCAAGCGTCTGCTGCGTCTCAAGGCCGGCAAGGTTACGACTCAAAAGAAGGAGGAACTGCAGCTGAAGCTCAACATTCTGGAGGCATTCCGCGTCTCGAAGTTGACCAAAGGGGACGCtgagaagaaggagaaggcaGAGCTTTAA
- the LOC117571306 gene encoding uncharacterized protein LOC117571306 — protein sequence MALMVKLKLPTRVQPEVFPRPDRCGVHTNKIEFLKRQLLDKIPGKSFAPDFMQPVDSELLNVPAYYMIITDPMDVGTIIKRVQNQYYQGVDELIDDFRLVINNCFKFNRTGEVVYRKGLQLEKFFLKVLDQMPPGPEYPSSKNPQAERNHLPSENTLTVRERLCREDLKKLQNCYVDEVDKEVREFFKEKWCALSKRISKHAFKTLEDFHMTVDNIFLQSQEQAKRVYGNAFFVPLESISLQPHNKQLNELLYEVKRMDGSLRAPYNVQARWEQGLMDGIDFMIEKLSKKLDTCRQVEDERYLVGQEYWRRQRMVSSNGHKLMNVLATSYPNGIKAEPNFSKSDRHTMMQQFAMMPMHVKDEIMDIIARNEDITCDNYGLQWYDFENFNNETLLGMKKVMLPHTKLNLRNMNTYEKADLQRSLESRLETINQVLSGHRRKCPRGMRGRMPARKRARYFTNCVAKKSCSLQQQDQKQQRRSSPESSDDSDSSDSSSSSSDSTDRSDPSDDSL from the exons ATG GCACTCATGGTCAAATTAAAGCTGCCGACTCGAGTCCAGCCGGAGGTGTTTCCACGACCGGACAGGTGTGGTGTCCACACAAATAAGATCGAATTTCTGAAGCGACAACTTCTCGATAAGATACCCGGCAAGTCCTTCGCCCCTGACTTCATGCAACCGGTCGATTCGGAGCTGCTAAATGTGCCCGCCTACTATATGATCATCACCGATCCTATGGACGTGGGCACCATCATCAAGCGTGTCCAGAACCAATACTACCAAGGTGTCGATGAGCTCATCGATGACTTTCGACTAGTTATCAACAATTGCTTCAAATTCAATCGTACCGGCGAGGTTGTCTACCGGAAGGGCTTGCAGCTGGAGAAGTTCTTCCTTAAAGTCCTGGACCAAATGCCGCCAGGACCTGAATATCCCAGCAGCAAGAATCCACAAGCTGAACGCAATCACCTGCCATCGGAGAATACGTTGACAGTGAGGGAGCGTCTGTGTCGCGAAGACTTGAAGAAGCTGCAGAATTGCTACGTCGATGAGGTGGATAAAGAAGTGAGGGAATTCTTCAAGGAGAAGTGGTGCGCGCTGTCCAAGAGGATTAGCAAACATGCCTTTAAGACGCTCGAGGATTTCCATATGACCGTTGATAACATATTTCTGCAGAGCCAGGAACAGGCGAAGAGAGTCTATGGGAATGCCTTCTTTGTGCCCCTGGAAAGTATCTCTTTGCAGCCCCATAACAAGCAACTAAACGAGCTGCTCTACGAGGTGAAGCGGATGGATGGCAGCCTAAGAGCTCCCTATAATGTACAGGCCAGGTGGGAACAGGGCCTAATGGATGGCATTGACTTTATGATCGAGAAGCTGAGCAAGAAACTCGATACATGTCGCCAGGTCGAGGATGAACGATACTTGGTTGGCCAGGAGTACTGGAGAAGACAAAGAATGGTGTCAAGCAATGGGCACAAGCTTATGAATGTCCTGGCTACAAGCTACCCAAATGGCATTAAGGCGGAACCTAATTTCAGTAAGTCAGATCGTCATACGATGATGCAACAGTTTGCGATGATGCCCATGCATGTGAAAGATGAGATCATGGACATCATTGCCCGGAACGAAGATATAACCTGCGATAATTATGGTCTGCAGTGGTACGATTTTGAGAACTTCAACAACGAGACGCTGCTAGGAATGAAGAAGGTGATGCTACCGCATACCAAGCTCAATCTGCGCAACATGAACACCTACGAGAAGGCGGACTTGCAACGCTCCCTCGAGAGCCGATTGGAGACCATCAATCAGGTCTTGAGTGGACATCGACGCAAGTGTCCGAGAGGGATGCGGGGCAGGATGCCGGCGAGGAAACGAGCACGCTATTTCACAAATTGCGTGGCCAAGAAGAGTTGCAGTCTGCAACAGCAAGATCAGAAACAACAGCGGAGATCCTCACCGGAGAGTAGCGACGACAGCGACTCAAGTGATTCGAGCAGCTCCAGCAGCGACTCCACCGATCGGAGCGATCCCTCTGATGACTCTTTGTAG